The following are encoded together in the Cervus elaphus chromosome 30, mCerEla1.1, whole genome shotgun sequence genome:
- the MLNR gene encoding motilin receptor — translation MGSPGNRSHASLGPGEPPWAALLPCDERRCSPFPLGALVPVTAVCLGLFAVGVSGNVVTVLLIGRYRDMRTTTNLYLGSMAVSDLLILLGLPFDLYRLWRSRPWVFGQLLCRLSLYVGEGCTYATLLHMTALAVERYLAVCRPLRARVLVTRRRARALIAALWAVALLSAGPFFFLVGVEQDPGHDALRDLNGTARPSPLPPPPFLGSSLASPRSPPSGPEAAAAALFSRECRPSPARVGALRVMLWVTTAYFFLPFLCLSVLYGLIGRELWRSRGQLRGPTTSGREKGHRQTVRVLLVVVLAFIVCWLPFHVGRIIYINTKDSQMMYFSQYFNIVALQLFYLSASINPILYNLISKKYRAAAWKLLLARRSRQRGFCRSREAEGNPAGVRAGCTENSANVQMSATSTAKHGALSHGSGT, via the exons ATGGGCAGCCCCGGGAACCGTAGCCACGCTTCGCTGGGCCCCGGGGAGCCGCCGTGGGCCGCGCTGCTGCCGTGCGACGAGCGCCGCTGCTCGCCCTTCCCCCTGGGGGCGCTGGTGCCCGTGACCGCCGTGTGCCTGGGGCTGTTCGCCGTCGGGGTGAGCGGCAACGTGGTGACGGTGCTGCTGATCGGGCGCTACCGGGACATGCGGACCACCACCAACTTATACCTGGGCAGCATGGCCGTGTCTGACCTGCTCATCCTGCTCGGGCTCCCCTTCGACCTGTACCGCCTGTGGCGCTCGCGGCCCTGGGTGTTCGGGCAGCTCCTCTGCCGCCTCTCACTCTACGTGGGCGAGGGCTGCACCTACGCCACGCTGCTGCACATGACGGCGCTCGCCGTGGAGCGCTACCTGGCCGTCTGCCGGCCGCTCCGGGCGCGCGTCCTGGTCACCCGGCGCCGCGCCCGCGCGCTCATCGCCGCGCTCTGGGCCGTGGCACTGCTCTCCGCCGGGCCCTTCTTCTTTCTGGTGGGCGTCGAGCAGGACCCTGGCCACGATGCGCTCCGGGACCTTAACGGCACCGCGCGGCCCTCCCCCTTGCCGCCGCCGCCCTTCCTGGGGTCCTCTCTGGCTTCCCCGCGGTCCCCGCCGTCGGGGCCCGAAGCAGCCGCCGCCGCGCTGTTCAGCCGGGAGTGCCGGCCGAGCCCGGCGCGGGTGGGCGCGCTGCGCGTCATGCTGTGGGTCACCACCGCCTACTTCTTCCTGCCCTTCCTATGCCTCAGCGTCCTCTACGGGCTCATCGGGCGCGAGCTGTGGAGGAGCCGCGGGCAGCTGCGAGGCCCGACCACCTCCGGCCGGGAGAAGGGCCACCGGCAGACGGTCCGCGTCCTGC tGGTGGTGGTTCTGGCGTTTATAGTTTGCTGGTTGCCTTTCCACGTTGGCAGAATCATTTACATAAATACCAAAGATTCCCAGATGATGTACTTCTCTCAGTACTTTAACATCGTTGCTCTGCAACTTTTCTATCTGAGCGCCTCCATCAACCCCATCCTCTACAACCTCATTTCAAAGAAGTATAGAGCAGCGGCCTGGAAACTGCTGCTGGCCAGACGGTCCAGGCAGAGAGGTTTCTGCAGAAGCAGGGAGGCCGAAGGGAACCCCGCCGGTGTCAGGGCTGGCTGCACGGAGAACAGCGCCAACGTGCAGATGTCAGCAACCAGCACTGCCAAACACGGCGCCCTGTCCCATGGCTCTGGGACTTAA